In Kazachstania africana CBS 2517 chromosome 4, complete genome, the following are encoded in one genomic region:
- the POL2 gene encoding DNA polymerase epsilon catalytic subunit (similar to Saccharomyces cerevisiae POL2 (YNL262W); ancestral locus Anc_1.94), whose product MSGRNKGSATARFVRNTRPNSSGFNANNSYALTAQQLMQAAKVDDLDSIMGFERYTPPQFNGKVDVDNISQVPGRVGWLINIHPTMISNESTANSGSNKGVAGIDCYFLDEEGGSFKSSIVFDPYFFIAVNDDSMVNEVEEFLKKYLESCLKSIDIIQKDDLALDNHLLGLKRTLIKLSFINSNHLFEARKLLRPILLDNQNNNTQRNVYKKAQANVRKDAKQCIEDIREYDVPYHVRVSIDKNIRVGKWYKVSSAGFLECTEKVAFADPVVLAFDIETTKPPLKFPDAAVDQIMMISYMIDGEGYLITNREIISEDIEDFEYTPKPEYHGQFSIFNEADELALLQRFFEHIRDVRPTVIATFNGDFFDWPFVETRAKIHGLDMFDEIGFAPDSEGEYKSSYCSHMDCYRWVKRDSYLPQGSQGLKAVTQAKLGYNPIELDPELMTPYAYEKPQHLSEYSVSDAVATYYLYMKYVHPFIFSLCTIIPLNPDEVLRKGTGTLCEMLLMVQAYDHGILLPNKHTDPLERFYDGHLLETETYVGGHVESLEAGVFRSDIKNHFSVDPATIDDLLEDLPHALKFCIETENKSSVDKVMNFDEIKDKITEQLLDLKNNVKRYELPLIYHVDVASMYPNIMATNRLQPDSIKTERDCASCDFNRPGSTCQRKLKWAWRGEFFPAKMDEYNMIKRALQNETFPNKNKYSKKPYLSFDELSYSDQVQHIKKRLTEYCKKVYHRVKVSEVVEREAIVCQRENPFYVNTVRSFRDRRYEFKGLAKTWKGKVSAIDSSDKHAKDEAKKMVVLYDSLQLAHKVILNSFYGYVMRKGSRWYSMEMAGITCLTGATIIQMARSVVEKIGRPLELDTDGIWCILPKSFPENFFFQLDNGKKLFLSYPCSMLNYKVHQKFTNHQYQTLSDPLKHKYETHSENSIFFEVDGPYKAMILPTSKEEGKGIKKRYAVFNEDGTLAELKGFELKRRGELQLIKNFQSDIFKVFLEGNSLESCYTAVANVANRWLDVLDTHGAMLEDEDLIDLICENRSMSKTLKEYEGQKSTSITTAKRLGEFLGEDMVKDKGLQCKYIISNRPVGAPVTERAIPVAIFSTDISVKRGFLRRWLSDPNLDDFDIRGIIDWAYYRERLASTIQKIITIPAALQNVPNPVPRIEHPDWLRKKILIREDKFKQTSLNKFFSKTSKAPKSGKVKDIEDLFKEDDEMKKLKIARTTIKAKQNKKRKSMKEIEEQHLALPSNVPSIDGDYAEWLNYQKIKWKIQQRDRQRRTQLFGNSENSNERTALGSMIRKQAESYADANWEIIQYKQSSDPGVLDVYMYIHGKIQLLKFKVPKTVYIKFKTDAVPLGKIKHSQIEKVNVTLPNNPKLKDSSSHNIFRLTLPEASYMEEIENNMSILNDDNVLGIFEGKVPANERAIIELGSTVAFSSNAMGSLGKGLQSGFDIKSLSSVNNDRYLSKYNGDVSYLIHLSTNIGYEFFAVYKSWEDSVNILVLKPSIEAQEISEQLIRQTFEQFYEKNNKITNKNTRWVELKETTQFHFTYFTVLNKLNKSLASEISGMKEEKGQQFILFLQSPYTKNILKSIKHFKTLPVIEWTMNELQLPQLNWQTGLVSKLVKHLFSSGYGISHMINIAKYSNIPIGNLQLNNMGYVIDILYARRLKHESVVLWWNEDSPLPDHAGVEKDFDPNADWIINGSNFSEINTPDIYDNVVLDISVGNLTVNTILGSTLINEAEGSDLANGGYDTFQGAGSSTEFVQDAFSEQGLSVLKNMLKDWWDEALSENLTADLLVNSFINWVQSPDSGLFDGSLRYHVQNLTKKSMLQLMNEFDTLGSFVLYADRNRLLVKTNKFSPGSCYAYSQYTIRAIKANPIFRYIDLKINRYWDVLIWMDKWNYSGLACTEIQDKVDQDFDAYSEWQIKKALPTIFQSEFDDWMSIILDSMIKTKEKYMASHLGTQRATQILPASTAGKANSEEISSISGFTENFGTSLMKRMKKLFRNQQEFILDPEFSSDYAFPELPGSYLEMKNPLLELVKCLCQVMLLSQKTLLEARELRKELLKIFEIREFAKISEFKDPSLSMPINGFICEYCSYVSDIDLCKDSPEKIFSCPHCPKAFNKLILQEHLIKKIVSQFEAYYTQDLKCTKCKKIKEDYMSAHCNCSGSWEGVISDRNFLQDIQTYKQVARYYDFDMLNSCISELCKV is encoded by the coding sequence GCTCAAGCAAATGTGCGTAAAGATGCTAAACAATGTATTGAAGACATAAGAGAATACGATGTCCCTTATCATGTCCGTGTCTCAATCGATAAAAATATTCGTGTTGGTAAGTGGTATAAAGTATCATCTGCTGGTTTCCTAGAATGCACTGAAAAGGTAGCATTTGCCGATCCAGTGGTCCTTGCATTCGATATCGAAACTACAAAGCCCCCACTGAAATTTCCTGACGCTGCTGTGGATCAAATTATGATGATTTCGTACATGATTGATGGTGAAGGTTACTTAATTACCAACAGAGAAATTATTTcagaagatattgaagatttcGAATATACGCCAAAACCCGAATATCATGgtcaattttcaatatttaatGAAGCAGACGAATTAGCATTATTACAAAGATTTTTTGAACATATAAGAGACGTACGACCAACAGTTATAGCTACATTCAATGGTGATTTCTTCGATTGGCCATTCGTTGAAACCAGAGCTAAGATCCATGGTCTTGATATGTTCGATGAAATTGGGTTTGCACCAGACTCAGAGGGTGAATATAAGTCATCATATTGTTCGCATATGGATTGTTACAGATGGGTTAAGCGTGATTCATACTTACCTCAGGGTTCCCAAGGTTTAAAAGCTGTCACACAAGCCAAATTGGGTTATAATCCAATCGAATTGGATCCAGAATTAATGACACCCTATGCCTATGAAAAACCACAACATCTATCAGAATATTCTGTCTCTGATGCTGTTGCAACCTATTATCTATATATGAAGTACGTTCATCCCTtcattttctctctttGTACTATTATTCCATTGAATCCAGACGAAGTTCTCAGAAAAGGTACAGGTACCTTGTGTGAAATGCTTTTAATGGTTCAAGCATATGACCATGGTATTCTACTACCAAATAAGCACACTGACCCTCTTGAACGATTCTATGATGGCCACCTTCTGGAGACTGAAACTTATGTGGGTGGTCACGTCGAATCCCTAGAAGCTGGTGTGTTTAGAAGTGACAtcaaaaatcatttttctgTGGATCCTGCAACTATCGATGACTTGCTAGAGGACTTGCCACATGCTCTGAAATTTTGCAtagaaacagaaaataaatctaGTGTTGATAAAGTGATGAactttgatgaaatcaagGACAAGATCACTGAACAATTAttagatttgaaaaataacgTCAAGAGATATGAATTGCCACTGATCTATCATGTTGATGTTGCATCCATGTACCCTAATATCATGGCAACAAACAGATTGCAACCAGATAGTATTAAGACAGAGAGAGATTGTGCGAGCTGCGATTTTAACAGACCAGGTAGTACatgtcaaagaaaattgaagtGGGCCTGGCGTGGTGAATTTTTCCCTGCTAAAATGGATGAATACAATATGATTAAGAGAGctttacaaaatgaaaCGTTCCCAAAtaagaacaaatattccaaaaaacCTTATTTAAGCTTTGATGAATTAAGCTATAGTGATCAAGTGCAACATATAAAAAAGCGCCTGACAGAATATTGTAAAAAGGTATATCATAGAGTTAAAGTGTCAGAAGTGGTAGAAAGAGAAGCTATTGTATGTCAAAGAGAAAATCCTTTCTATGTCAATACAGTCCGTTCATTTCGTGATAGAAGATACGAGTTCAAAGGTTTAGCCAAAACGTGGAAAGGTAAAGTATCTGCAATTGATTCTTCTGATAAGCATGCCAAAGACgaggcaaaaaaaatggtcGTTCTGTATGATTCGTTGCAACTAGCACATAAAGTTATTTTAAACTCTTTCTATGGCTATGTTATGAGAAAAGGTTCGAGGTGGTATTCTATGGAAATGGCAGGTATTACATGTTTAACGGGTGCTacaattattcaaatggCAAGATCTgttgttgaaaaaattggtagACCATTAGAATTGGATACTGATGGTATTTGGTGTATTTTACCAAAGTCTTTCCCAGAAAACTTTTTCTTCCAACTAGATAATgggaaaaaattatttttatcatatCCATGTTCCATGCTGAATTATAAAGtccatcaaaaatttacaaatcATCAATACCAAACATTGAGTGATCCATTGAAGCATAAATACGAAACGCACAGTGaaaattccatttttttcgaaGTCGATGGTCCTTATAAAGCAATGATTCTACCCACCTCTAAAGAAGAGGGGAAAGgtatcaagaaaagatatgCCGtttttaatgaagatgGTACCTTAGCTGAATTAAAAGGGTTCGAATTGAAGAGGCGTGGTGAACTGCAATTGATCAAGAATTTTCAGagtgatattttcaaagtctTTTTGGAAGGTAATTCGTTAGAAAGTTGTTACACTGCAGTTGCTAATGTTGCAAATAGGTGGTTAGATGTTCTTGATACTCATGGTGCTATGTTAGAGGATGAggatttgattgatttgatttgtGAGAACAGAAGTATGTCTAAAACCttaaaagaatatgaagGACAGAAATCTACATCTATCACAACTGCAAAAAGATTAGGTGAATTTTTAGGAGAAGATATGGTGAAGGATAAAGGTTTACAATGTAAGTATATTATTAGCAATAGACCAGTTGGTGCTCCTGTTACAGAAAGGGCAATCCCCGTTGCCATTTTCTCAACTGATATCTCGGTAAAGAGAGGCTTTTTAAGACGTTGGCTTTCAGACCCGAATTTGGATGACTTTGATATCAGAGGTATCATTGATTGGGCCTACTATAGAGAAAGATTGGCGTCAacaattcaaaagattatCACCATACCAGCTGCATTACAAAACGTTCCTAATCCAGTTCCAAGGATTGAACATCCTGATTGGCtaagaaagaagattctAATAAGGGAAGACAAATTCAAGCAAACTTCTCTAAACAAATTCTTCAGCAAAACCTCTAAGGCTCCAAAATCTGGAAAGGTCAAAGACATTGAAGACTTATTCAAGGAAGATGACgaaatgaaaaaacttAAGATTGCTCGAACAACGATTAAAGCaaagcaaaataaaaaaagaaaatctaTGAAGGAGATAGAAGAGCAGCATTTGGCTCTACCGTCCAATGTACCTTCCATTGATGGAGATTATGCTGAGTGGCtcaattatcaaaagattaaatggaaaattcaACAAAGAGACAGACAACGTAGAACGCAACTATTTGGTAACTCTGAAAATTCTAATGAGAGGACGGCACTAGGTTCTATGATTAGAAAACAGGCCGAATCATATGCTGATGCTAACTGGgaaattattcaatacAAACAATCAAGCGATCCTGGTGTACTTGATGTTTATATGTACATTCATGGTAAGATTCAACTTCTTAAATTCAAAGTCCCAAAGACAGtatatatcaaattcaaaactGACGCTGTTCCTCTGGGGAAAATAAAACATTCTCAAATTGAGAAAGTGAATGTGACTTTGCCTAATAATCCTAAATTAAAAGACTCATCTTCtcataatattttcaggCTGACACTGCCAGAGGCTTCATACatggaagaaattgagaatAACATGAGTATCTTAAATGATGACAATGTGCTGGGTATATTTGAGGGAAAGGTTCCTGCAAATGAAAGGGCTATTATAGAACTGGGTTCAACGGTGGCCTTCTCTTCTAACGCCATGGGGTCCTTGGGGAAAGGTTTACAGTCTGGTTTTGACATTAAAAGTTTATCCTCGGTGAACAACGACAGATATTTGAGCAAGTACAATGGTGACGTTTCTTACTTGATACATCTTTCTACTAATATTGGCTATGAATTTTTTGCAGTCTATAAATCATGGGAAGATTCAGTGAACATTTTAGTCCTGAAGCCATCAATAGAAGCACAGGAGATAAGTGAGCAATTGATAAGACAAActtttgaacaattttACGAGAAGAACAATAAAATTACCAACAAGAATACTAGATGGGTTGAGTTGAAAGAAACGAcacaatttcattttacGTACTTCACAGTTTTGAATAAGTTGAACAAGAGCTTGGCCTCAGAAATTTCTGGCATGAAAGAGGAAAAGGGTCAGCAATTCATCTTATTTTTACAATCACCATATACCAAAAACATATTGAAGAGTATAAAGCATTTCAAAACGCTTCCAGTAATCGAATGGACGATGAACGAGTTGCAACTTCCTCAACTAAACTGGCAGACCGGCTTGGTTTCTAAGCTTGTAAAGCACCTATTTTCGAGTGGATATGGAATCTCTCATATGATCAACATCGCAAAGTACAGTAATATTCCTATTGGGAATTTGCAATTGAATAACATGGGCTATGTCATAGATATCTTATATGCCAGAAGACTAAAGCATGAAAGTGTTGTATTATGGTGGAATGAAGATAGCCCTCTACCAGATCATGCAGGTGTTGAAAAGGATTTCGACCCCAATGCCGACTGGATTATTAATGGTTCTAATTTCTCAGAGATAAATACGCCAGACATATATGATAATGTAGTACTCGACATTAGTGTTGGCAATTTGACCGTTAATACTATTTTAGGCTCAACTTTGATTAATGAAGCAGAGGGCAGTGATTTGGCCAATGGCGGTTATGACACTTTTCAAGGCGCAGGTAGCAGTACAGAATTTGTACAAGATGCATTTAGCGAACAAGGGCTTTctgtattgaaaaatatgttaAAGGACTGGTGGGACGAAGCCTTATCTGAAAACTTAACCGCAGATTTATTAGTGAACTCTTTCATTAACTGGGTACAAAGTCCTGATTCTGGTCTATTTGATGGCTCATTAAGGTACCATGTACAAAATTTGACCAAAAAGTCAATGTTACAGCTaatgaatgaatttgatactTTAGGATCATTCGTTCTTTATGCTGATAGAAATAGGCTTTTGGTGAAAACGAACAAGTTTTCTCCAGGAAGCTGCTACGCTTACAGTCAATACACTATTAGGGCTATCAAGGCCAATCCCATATTCAGGtatattgatttgaagataaataGATATTGGGATGTTTTGATTTGGATGGATAAGTGGAATTACAGTGGTTTAGCATGCACTGAAATACAAGACAAGGTTGATCAAGATTTTGACGCATATTCTGAATGGCAAATCAAGAAAGCCTTACCTACTATATTCCAATCAGAGTTTGATGATTGGATGTCAATTATTCTAGACAGTATGATAaagacaaaagaaaaatacatGGCATCCCACCTTGGCACACAAAGAGCTACACAAATACTTCCAGCTTCCACGGCGGGAAAGGCCAACAGTGAGGAAATCTCTTCGATATCTGGTTTcacagaaaattttggcacttctttgatgaaaagaatgaagaaattatttcGCAACCAACAGGAATTCATATTAGACCCAGAGTTTTCCTCTGATTATGCATTTCCTGAGCTACCGGGTTCCTATTTGGAAATGAAAAACCCTCTTCTTGAACTAGTGAAATGCTTATGTCAAGTGATGCTTCTATCCCAGAAAACGTTATTGGAAGCAAGAGAATTAAGAAAGGAACTATTAAAGATATTCGAAATCAGAGAGTTTGCCAAAATATCGGAATTTAAAGATCCTAGTTTGAGCATGCCTATTAACGGATTCATATGTGAATATTGTTCGTATGTTTCCGATATTGATCTTTGTAAGGACAGTCCGGAGAAGATATTCAGTTGTCCTCATTGTCCGAAAGCATTTAACAAGTTAATTCTACAAGAACATCTTATCAAAAAGATAGTGTCACAATTCGAAGCGTATTATACGCAAGATTTGAAGTGTACCAAGTGTAAAAAGATTAAGGAAGACTATATGAGTGCGCACTGCAACTGCTCAGGTAGCTGGGAAGGGGTTATTTCAGATAGGAATTTCTTACAAGATATTCAAACGTATAAGCAGGTGGCTCGTTATTATGATTTTGACATGCTGAATAGTTGTATATCTGAATTATGTAAGGTATGA